Genomic DNA from Candidatus Bathyarchaeota archaeon:
CTATGAGAGGAGAGGCTGTATCCGATATTTTAGAGGCTGTTTTAAGAGAGGTTAACGCTTTAAAGGCTGGGAGGCTTGTTATTGATAGTTTTTCAGCATTAGCTCAAGCCTTCAAAGAGCCTATAGACGTTAGGATAATTGTTCACACGGTTTTAAGTAGAATAGCTCGTGGGTTGGGTTGTACAACGGTTATGATTGAGGAGGTTCCTATAGGTGAATCTAGGATTGGCCTTGGCATGGAGGAGTTTGTAGCTGATTGCGTTTTAAGGCTTAAGGCAAGCGAATTAGATGGGCGTTTATTCAGGGATATGGAAATAATAAAGCT
This window encodes:
- a CDS encoding AAA family ATPase encodes the protein MVDRIETGIKGLDEVVEGGFPKGSLILLAGEPGTGKTAFSMQFLVKGCELNESSVYVGFAEARDTLITNFSKHLDMDLTGLEVEGKLKILDFTAMRGEAVSDILEAVLREVNALKAGRLVIDSFSALAQAFKEPIDVRIIVHTVLSRIARGLGCTTVMIEEVPIGESRIGLGMEEFVADCVLRLKASELDGRLFRDMEIIKL